The following are encoded in a window of Castanea sativa cultivar Marrone di Chiusa Pesio chromosome 5, ASM4071231v1 genomic DNA:
- the LOC142636393 gene encoding pentatricopeptide repeat-containing protein At4g04370, translating into MNMLKSSSLNPLKQLPPFQPTTTKSFNAIINQLSSQGAHHEVFLTYSSMLNTNTPPDAFTFPSLLKACTSLELFSHGLSFHQLVIVNGYSSDSYIASSLINFYAKFRCVGNAQKVFDIMPDRNVVPWTAIIGCYSRLGDANTVFSVYNEMQRQGIRPSSVTLLSMLSGAPELNHVQCLHGCTVLYGFESDTALANSILNVYGKCGSIEDVKDLFKFMDYRDMISWNSLISGYAQIGDISEVLQLLDRMRIEGMEPDQQTFGSLVSVTATQSNLKWGKLVHGKVLKSGFYLDAHVETSLIAMYLKCGNIDSAFRIFEQTTDKDVVLWTAMISGLVQNDCADEALTVFFEMLKSRVKPSTATIASALAACAQQASYDLGTSIHGYILRQGMTLDIPAQNSLVNMYSKCSHLDQSCAVFDRMAKRDLVSWNAIVAGHAQNGHIFEALSLFNEMRTTLQRPDSITVVSLLQGCASTGALNQGKWIHNFVIRSCLRPCILVDTALVDMYSKCGDLDTAQKCFDGMAQHDLVSWSIIISGYGCHGKGETALRMYSEFLRTGIEPNHVIFLSVLSTCSHNGLVQHGLSIFQSMTEDFGIAPNLEHRACIVDLLSRAGRVEEAYNFYRRMFQEPTIDVLGILLDACRVNGNDELGDVIARDILMLRPANAGNYVQLAHSYASMNRWDGVGEVWTQMRSLGLKKLPGWSFIELHGAITTFFSDHNSHPQSEDMVSVLKTLSWEMRKMDINNKTSQVHCIS; encoded by the coding sequence ATGAACATGCTAAAATCCTCTTCCCTAAACCCCTTAAAACAACTTCCACCATTTCAACCCACCACTACCAAGTCATTCAACGCTATCATCAACCAACTCTCATCCCAGGGCGCCCACCATGAAGTATTTCTCACCTATTCCTCTATGCTCAACACAAATACTCCTCCAGATGCCTTTACCTTCCCCAGTCTCCTCAAAGCCTGTACCTCTCTGGAACTGTTTTCACATGGCCTCTCGTTCCATCAACTTGTCATTGTTAATGGGTATTCCTCTGATTCTTATATTGCGTCTTCTTTGATCAACTTCTATGCAAAATTCAGGTGCGTAGGTAATGCTCAGAAAGTATTTGACATAATGCCTGATAGAAATGTTGTTCCTTGGACTGCAATTATTGGATGTTATTCACGCCTGGGTGATGCTAATACGGTGTTTTCTGTGTATAATGAGATGCAGCGCCAAGGAATTCGACCCAGTTCGGTTACATTGTTAAGCATGCTCTCTGGAGCTCCAGAGCTTAACCATGTGCAGTGCTTGCATGGTTGTACAGTTTTGTATGGTTTTGAGTCCGATACAGCTTTGGCTAATTCTATATTGAATGTATATGGTAAATGCGGAAGCATTGAGGATGTTAAagacctttttaaatttatggatTATAGGGACATGATTTCATGGAATTCTTTGATATCGGGCTATGCCCAGATTGGGGATATTAGTGAAGTTTTGCAGCTTTTAGATAGAATGAGAATTGAAGGTATGGAGCCTGACCAGCAGACATTTGGGTCTTTGGTGTCTGTGACTGCAACGCAAAGCAATCTTAAATGGGGAAAGTTGGTGCATGGGAAGGTTTTAAAATCTGGATTTTACTTGGATGCACATGTTGAAACATCACTTATAGCTATGTATTTGAAATGTGGGAACATTGACAGTGCATTTCGGATATTTGAACAGACCACAGATAAAGATGTAGTGTTGTGGACTGCAATGATCTCAGGGCTTGTGCAAAATGATTGTGCAGATGAGGCACTTACAGTTTTCTTTGAAATGTTAAAATCAAGAGTGAAGCCATCTACTGCTACAATAGCTAGTGCTCTTGCAGCTTGTGCACAACAGGCTTCTTATGATCTGGGGACCTCAATTCATGGTTACATATTAAGGCAAGGAATGACATTAGACATCCCTGCTCAAAACTCTCTTGTTAATATGTATTCTAAGTGCAGTCATTTGGATCAAAGTTGTGCTGTTTTTGATAGGATGGCCAAAAGAGATTTGGTTTCTTGGAATGCAATAGTTGCTGGGCATGCTCAAAATGGCCATATATTTGAAGCCTTGTCCCTCTTCAATGAAATGAGGACAACCCTTCAAAGACCTGATTCAATAACTGTTGTCTCCCTTCTCCAAGGTTGCGCTTCCACTGGGGCACTCAATCAGGGGAAGTGGATCCACAACTTTGTAATTAGAAGTTGCCTTAGACCATGCATCTTGGTGGACACAGCTTTGGTTGATATGTATTCTAAATGTGGTGATTTAGATACTGCCCAGAAGTGTTTTGATGGGATGGCACAACATGATCTGGTTTCTTGGAGCATAATAATTTCAGGATATGGTTGTCATGGTAAAGGGGAGACTGCTTTGAGGATGTATTCAGAGTTTCTACGCACTGGAATTGAACCAAACCATGTTATTTTCCTGTCAGTTCTCTCCACCTGTAGCCATAATGGGCTTGTCCAACATGGTTTGAGTATATTCCAGTCTATGACAGAAGACTTTGGTATTGCACCAAACCTTGAACACCGTGCATGCATTGTTGATCTACTCAGTCGTGCTGGGAGGGTAGAGGAAGCGTATAACTTCTACAGGAGGATGTTTCAAGAACCCACAATTGATGTGTTAGGCATACTGCTTGATGCTTGTCGGGTTAATGGCAATGATGAACTTGGTGATGTAATTGCCAGAGATATTCTCATGTTGAGGCCTGCAAATGCAGGAAATTATGTGCAATTGGCACACAGCTATGCTTCAATGAATAGATGGGATGGAGTGGGTGAGGTGTGGACCCAAATGAGGTCTCTTGGCTTGAAGAAACTCCCTGGATGGAGTTTCATTGAACTTCATGGGGCCATTACAACCTTTTTTTCAGATCACAATTCACATCCTCAATCTGAAGATATGGTGTCAGTATTGAAAACTTTGAGCTGGGAAATGAGGAAAATGGACATTAACAATAAGACCAGCCAAGTCCATTGTATATCCTAA
- the LOC142636394 gene encoding uncharacterized protein LOC142636394, translating to MATTSAAMDGVAAAAFQSVIQRVQQAAERSGRRGPHQVRVVAVSKTKPVSLIRQVYDVGHRCFGENYVQELIDKAPQLPEDIEWHFIGNLQSNKAKALLAGVPNLAMVESVDDEKIANQLDRVVASIGRKPLKVLVQVNTSGEESKFGVEPSGCVELAKHVSLGCPNLEFCGLMTIGMLDYSSTPENFKALSNCRTEVCKALGIPEEQCELSMGMSADFEQAIEMGSTNVRIGSTIFGAREYPKKQSN from the exons ATGGCCACCACCTCGGCCGCCATGGACGGCGTGGCAGCAGCAGCTTTCCAGTCCGTAATCCAACGTGTCCAACAAGCCGCCGAGCGGTCCGGCCGCCGTGGGCCCCACCAGGTTCGAGTCGTGGCTGTCAGCAAGACCAAACCTGTCTCTCTCATCCGCCAAGTCTATGATGTCGGACACCGTTGTTTCGGCGAAAACTACGTTCAAGAGCTAATCGATAAAGCTCCTcag CTTCCAGAAGATATAGAGTGGCATTTCATTGGGAATTTGCAGAGCAATAAAGCTAAGGCTCTTTTGG CTGGTGTCCCAAACCTTGCAATGGTAGAGAGTGTAGATGATGAGAAg ATTGCAAATCAACTTGATCGAGTGGTTGCAAGCATTGGGAGAAAGCCTTTGAAGGTCTTGGTCCAAGTAAATACCAGTGGAGAAGAAT CAAAATTTGGGGTTGAGCCCTCTGGGTGTGTGGAACTTGCAAAGCATGTTAGTTTGGGCTGCCCAAACCTTGAGTTCTGTGGCCTAATGACAATTGGTATGCTGGATTATTCTTCGACCCCAGAAAACTTCAAG GCATTATCAAACTGCAGAACTGAGGTTTGCAAAGCACTAGGAATTCCAGAAGAGCAATGTGAGCTGTCAATGGGCATGTCTGCAGACTTTGAGCAAGCA ATTGAAATGGGTAGTACAAACGTGAGAATTGGATCAACAATATTTGGAGCAAGGGAATATCCAAAAAAGCAATCAAATTAG